A single Streptomyces sannanensis DNA region contains:
- a CDS encoding ABC transporter ATP-binding protein, with protein MLEIRDLHVDYGGVQALRGLGLTVCEGETVALLGNNGAGKTTTLSAVSGLVKPAAGRIVHEGEDITKTAPPKIVARGVVHVPEGRRIFSTLTVHENLLIGGYLVRDGAELTRRVDEVYELLPRLAERRTQQGGTLSGGEQQMLAMGRALVARPRLLMLDEPSMGLAPLMVAAVMEVIKDINLSGTAVLLVEQNAKAALKIAHRAYVIENGESVLEGTATELSADSRVAEAYLGGAA; from the coding sequence ATGCTTGAGATCCGCGACCTCCATGTCGACTACGGAGGAGTGCAGGCGCTTCGGGGTCTGGGCCTCACCGTGTGCGAAGGGGAGACCGTCGCCCTGCTCGGCAACAACGGCGCCGGCAAGACCACGACACTGTCCGCGGTGTCCGGACTGGTCAAGCCGGCCGCGGGCCGAATCGTGCACGAGGGTGAGGACATCACGAAGACGGCTCCGCCGAAGATCGTCGCCCGCGGGGTGGTGCACGTCCCCGAGGGACGACGGATCTTCAGCACACTGACCGTGCACGAGAACCTGCTGATCGGCGGGTATCTGGTGCGCGACGGCGCCGAACTGACCCGGCGGGTCGACGAGGTGTACGAACTGCTGCCCCGGCTGGCCGAACGACGGACCCAGCAGGGCGGGACGCTGTCCGGCGGTGAGCAGCAGATGCTCGCCATGGGCAGGGCCCTGGTCGCCCGCCCCCGGCTGCTGATGCTGGACGAACCGTCGATGGGGCTGGCCCCGCTCATGGTCGCAGCCGTGATGGAGGTGATCAAGGACATCAACCTCAGCGGCACCGCCGTGCTCCTGGTCGAACAGAACGCCAAGGCGGCACTGAAGATCGCGCACCGTGCATACGTGATCGAGAACGGCGAATCGGTCCTGGAGGGGACGGCGACCGAACTGTCCGCCGACTCCCGCGTCGCCGAGGCGTATCTGGGCGGGGCGGCCTGA